A genomic region of Bacillota bacterium contains the following coding sequences:
- the pgsW gene encoding poly-gamma-glutamate system protein: MPAWGMKRGRVSVVFLLVAAVLATAGVWVARTSVRDGTAPRPYHDAQVEAANLMMRCTAAIREYRLSLGIPIDRDLDPNETGLIGGEFTEITTTAGNLEAKRTATNPAFAALMVKFFKEAGLEPGDVVAVGASGSFPSLILATLSAARVLGLRPITIYSIGASTYGATLPNLTFVDMLARLNEEGLIPYKLAAVSLGGDKDAGEGTLFGEGKRVMEEIAARAGVPLIREDTVSGSVRRRLEVYRKLAAGEPIRCFVNIGGATPNYGNTLTSLDFPNGLVVHPPVMSQAPDRGLIFEFAAAGVPVINLLDVRGLALKNGLPIDPVPLPPIGTGRVYETTGYSRVVALVALVASCAAIWAGTAAWKP; the protein is encoded by the coding sequence ATGCCTGCTTGGGGGATGAAACGCGGCCGGGTATCAGTGGTGTTCCTGTTAGTCGCGGCCGTTCTGGCGACCGCCGGGGTCTGGGTCGCCCGCACGTCCGTTCGCGACGGGACAGCGCCGCGTCCTTACCATGACGCGCAGGTTGAGGCTGCGAACCTCATGATGCGGTGCACTGCCGCCATAAGGGAATACCGCCTTTCTCTGGGAATCCCCATCGACCGCGACCTCGACCCGAACGAGACGGGGCTCATCGGAGGCGAGTTCACGGAGATCACGACGACCGCCGGGAACCTCGAGGCCAAGCGCACTGCGACTAACCCGGCTTTCGCAGCTCTCATGGTAAAGTTCTTCAAAGAAGCCGGCCTCGAGCCCGGGGACGTCGTCGCGGTCGGGGCGAGCGGTTCGTTCCCTTCGCTCATCTTAGCCACGTTGTCAGCTGCGCGCGTCCTCGGCCTGCGGCCCATAACCATATACTCGATAGGCGCTTCCACGTATGGCGCGACCTTGCCTAACTTGACATTCGTGGACATGCTGGCGCGCCTGAACGAAGAGGGACTCATCCCGTACAAGTTGGCAGCCGTGTCCCTGGGAGGTGACAAGGACGCCGGCGAGGGCACCCTTTTCGGCGAGGGGAAGCGCGTGATGGAAGAGATAGCGGCACGCGCAGGCGTGCCCCTGATCAGAGAAGATACCGTGAGCGGGAGCGTTCGGCGAAGACTCGAGGTGTACAGGAAACTGGCCGCGGGCGAGCCAATAAGGTGCTTCGTGAACATAGGGGGGGCCACGCCGAACTACGGGAACACCCTCACATCGCTGGATTTCCCCAACGGGCTCGTCGTGCACCCCCCTGTCATGTCACAAGCCCCCGACCGCGGGCTCATCTTCGAGTTCGCGGCCGCAGGCGTGCCCGTGATCAACCTACTTGACGTCCGCGGTCTCGCTCTGAAAAACGGGCTCCCCATCGACCCCGTGCCGCTCCCTCCAATCGGCACGGGACGAGTGTACGAAACCACGGGATACTCACGGGTCGTGGCCCTGGTCGCGCTTGTCGCGAGCTGCGCGGCGATCTGGGCCGGGACGGCGGCCTGGAAACCCTGA
- the serS gene encoding serine--tRNA ligase translates to MLDIKLIRQNPEIVRDALARRGEDDAVLDEVLAVDEERRKLIYEVEQLKKRRNEVSDEIARVKKSGGDATDAILEMRDVSAKIKEMDDSVRALDEKLTSLLLAIPNIPHSSVPTGKDESENVEIRRWGTPRKFDFEPKPHWELGVDLGILDFERAAKITGARFTVFRGAGARMVRALIAFMIDLHTKEHGYTEVYPPFLVNRESMIGTGQLPKFAEDMFRCEGTDYYLIPTAEVPVTNLYRGEILEASELPIYHVAYTACFRAEAGSAGRDTRGLVRQHEFDKVELVKFVRPETSYDELEKLVHDAEDVLKRLELPYRVVMMCTGDVGFAAAKKYDPEVWMPSYGRYVEISSCSNFEAFQARRADIKFRPAPGAKPEYVHTLNGSGLAVGRTFAAILENYQEADGSVIVPKALRPYMDGLERIAKG, encoded by the coding sequence ATGCTGGACATCAAGCTCATACGACAAAACCCTGAGATCGTGCGGGACGCCCTCGCTCGGCGCGGGGAAGACGACGCCGTTCTCGACGAGGTGCTTGCCGTAGACGAGGAAAGGCGCAAGCTCATTTACGAGGTCGAGCAGCTGAAGAAGCGTCGGAACGAGGTTTCCGACGAAATCGCCCGGGTCAAGAAGAGCGGGGGGGACGCTACCGACGCCATCCTGGAGATGCGCGACGTGTCCGCCAAGATCAAGGAGATGGATGACTCGGTGAGGGCGCTGGATGAAAAGCTCACGTCGCTCCTTCTCGCGATCCCTAACATCCCGCACTCGTCGGTCCCGACCGGCAAGGACGAGTCAGAGAACGTCGAGATCCGCCGGTGGGGCACACCTAGGAAGTTCGACTTCGAGCCCAAGCCCCACTGGGAGCTCGGCGTTGACCTCGGCATTCTTGATTTCGAGCGCGCCGCCAAGATAACCGGCGCGAGGTTCACCGTGTTCCGTGGAGCGGGCGCGCGCATGGTCCGGGCGCTCATTGCGTTCATGATCGACCTCCACACCAAAGAGCACGGCTACACCGAGGTTTACCCGCCGTTTCTTGTGAACCGCGAGAGCATGATAGGGACGGGCCAACTCCCGAAGTTCGCCGAGGACATGTTCCGCTGCGAGGGCACTGATTACTACTTGATCCCCACGGCCGAGGTGCCTGTGACGAACCTCTACCGGGGCGAGATCCTCGAGGCGAGCGAGCTTCCCATATACCACGTGGCCTACACGGCGTGCTTCCGCGCGGAGGCGGGGTCCGCCGGACGAGACACTCGGGGCCTTGTGAGGCAGCATGAGTTCGACAAGGTTGAGCTCGTGAAGTTCGTAAGGCCTGAAACGTCCTACGACGAGCTCGAGAAGCTCGTACACGACGCTGAGGATGTCCTGAAGCGGCTTGAGCTGCCATACCGGGTCGTCATGATGTGTACGGGCGACGTCGGCTTCGCAGCCGCGAAGAAATATGATCCGGAGGTCTGGATGCCGAGTTACGGACGGTACGTGGAGATCTCGTCGTGCAGCAACTTCGAGGCCTTCCAGGCGAGACGTGCGGACATCAAGTTCCGTCCCGCCCCGGGCGCCAAGCCCGAGTATGTGCACACGCTGAACGGGTCTGGGCTCGCGGTGGGCCGCACCTTTGCCGCCATCCTGGAAAACTACCAGGAGGCGGACGGATCGGTGATCGTCCCGAAGGCCCTTCGACCGTACATGGACGGCCTCGAACGCATCGCGAAGGGATAG
- a CDS encoding PAS domain-containing protein, protein MKMKVKDVETLEPVTAAPGAGLEGLAPLVTDRGIVYVVSQTNELLGVVTGSKLISALTSGYAKGATAQDVMIPASSFPSVDPETDLQAAAGLFESSCVPELPVVENGMLVASLPQRSVLMTFSSEAALSKSARYHEQRALAILRSLHEGLIVIDKDLIIQEFNPAAERLMNARAADRIGQKAVMVSRDESPIFEVMKTGKARYNVMTPLADGRVFSVNYVPLVEDGTVQGIIETFHDITEQEELRSQLVNSRDELDRAFALTLPNSRVEHKLKHTPEYRDKYDPETGLITVTEVIEDGNYKHVVNALKVLADLNSKGIMSLLGISKDVLVQSIIFHDLGKSQPQLEIGQTVDPKKVFEYSPAHAARSADIAAHFYHKDQDVIWLVRYHHHREEELPLDFPRHLMPMLRLLQLVDGLSAALTRRNATIKLDVEGTRVTVHERNGHPDFNKSRVVDLFTGESTVINVD, encoded by the coding sequence ATGAAGATGAAGGTCAAAGACGTTGAGACTCTCGAACCTGTCACGGCAGCGCCCGGGGCAGGTCTTGAGGGGCTCGCGCCCTTGGTGACCGACCGGGGCATTGTGTATGTCGTTTCGCAGACTAACGAGCTATTGGGCGTGGTCACAGGGAGCAAGCTAATATCCGCACTGACCTCGGGATATGCGAAGGGCGCCACCGCTCAAGACGTGATGATTCCCGCGAGCAGCTTTCCAAGCGTTGATCCTGAAACCGACCTCCAAGCAGCCGCAGGCCTTTTTGAAAGCTCGTGTGTCCCCGAACTGCCGGTAGTCGAGAATGGGATGCTGGTAGCCTCCCTGCCTCAGCGGTCCGTGCTCATGACTTTCTCCAGCGAAGCGGCCTTATCAAAGAGTGCTCGTTACCACGAGCAGCGGGCCCTTGCCATCCTTCGTTCCCTGCACGAGGGGCTTATCGTGATAGACAAGGACCTCATCATCCAGGAGTTCAACCCGGCAGCGGAGAGACTCATGAATGCGAGGGCCGCGGACAGGATCGGCCAGAAGGCCGTGATGGTAAGCCGGGACGAATCACCAATCTTCGAGGTCATGAAGACTGGCAAGGCCAGGTACAACGTAATGACACCGCTTGCTGACGGACGCGTCTTTTCCGTAAACTACGTGCCTCTCGTGGAAGACGGCACGGTGCAGGGGATCATCGAGACCTTCCACGACATCACAGAGCAGGAAGAGCTTCGCTCCCAGCTCGTCAACTCCAGGGACGAGCTCGACAGGGCGTTCGCGCTTACCCTCCCGAACTCAAGGGTGGAACACAAGCTCAAGCATACGCCCGAGTACAGAGACAAGTACGACCCCGAGACCGGTCTCATCACCGTGACCGAGGTCATCGAAGATGGCAACTACAAGCACGTGGTCAACGCGCTCAAGGTCCTCGCGGACCTCAACTCCAAGGGCATTATGTCGCTCCTCGGCATCAGCAAGGATGTCCTCGTCCAGAGCATAATCTTTCACGACCTCGGCAAGTCTCAACCCCAGCTAGAAATAGGGCAGACTGTGGATCCGAAGAAGGTCTTCGAGTACAGTCCCGCGCATGCGGCCCGGAGCGCCGACATCGCAGCCCACTTCTATCATAAGGATCAGGACGTGATCTGGCTGGTTCGTTACCACCATCACAGAGAGGAAGAATTGCCGCTGGATTTCCCACGGCACTTGATGCCAATGCTGAGGCTGCTGCAGCTCGTGGACGGTCTTTCCGCAGCTCTCACCCGCCGCAACGCCACGATAAAACTGGACGTCGAAGGCACGAGAGTGACCGTGCATGAGCGCAACGGCCACCCGGATTTCAACAAGTCTAGGGTGGTCGACCTTTTCACGGGCGAGAGCACGGTGATCAACGTCGACTGA
- a CDS encoding pyruvate synthase — protein sequence MAQVLEIRWHGRGGQGAKTAAILLGEAAASVGKYIQAFPEYGPERMGAPVLAFNRISDEPVRMHCHVSNPRIVVVLDPTLIGKNDVTSGVPEDGIYLVNTNLSPAEMRTRLKVKSGKVFTVDATQISIDTIGRAIPNTPMMGALIRATGLMTLEEFIADTRHKLEMKFRSKPEVIEGNIKAIERAYQEVQSE from the coding sequence ATGGCACAGGTTCTCGAGATTCGCTGGCATGGGAGGGGTGGCCAAGGGGCGAAGACCGCCGCCATCCTCCTGGGCGAGGCGGCCGCGTCGGTGGGCAAGTACATTCAAGCCTTTCCCGAGTACGGCCCCGAGCGGATGGGCGCGCCCGTGCTGGCATTCAACCGGATCAGCGACGAGCCCGTGAGGATGCACTGCCACGTGTCGAACCCTAGGATAGTAGTGGTCCTTGACCCGACGCTGATCGGGAAGAACGACGTGACGTCGGGGGTGCCGGAAGACGGGATCTATCTTGTGAACACGAATCTTTCTCCGGCAGAGATGCGGACGAGGCTCAAGGTGAAAAGCGGCAAGGTCTTCACCGTTGACGCCACGCAGATATCCATCGACACCATCGGCCGGGCCATTCCAAACACCCCGATGATGGGTGCCCTAATAAGGGCGACAGGCCTTATGACGCTGGAGGAGTTCATAGCTGATACCCGGCACAAGCTTGAGATGAAGTTCAGGTCGAAGCCTGAGGTCATCGAGGGCAACATCAAGGCCATCGAGCGGGCCTACCAGGAGGTGCAGTCGGAGTAA
- a CDS encoding pyruvate ferredoxin oxidoreductase (catalyzes the formation of acetyl-CoA from pyruvate and coenzyme A): MANLRELTKKEELLCGGHRACAGCAAPIAVRQALKAVDTPVVVGCATGCLEVTTTIYPFTSWRVPFIHNAFENAAATISGVEAAYRALKKKGKITQDIQFIAFGGDGGTYDIGFQSLSGAMERGHDMVYICYDNEAYMNTGIQRSSATPKGASTTTSPAGKVIPGKTQFRKDLTAVMAAHNIPYVAQAVPSHWNDFVTKVQKALAVKGPAFINVLAPCRLGWQFDPSETIEIMRGAVETCFWPLYEVENGTWRITHKPREKKPVRGWLEKQGRFRHLFRPENEHIIEEIQADIDRNWEALLARAGMA; the protein is encoded by the coding sequence ATGGCAAACTTGAGGGAGCTTACGAAGAAGGAAGAACTCCTGTGCGGCGGGCATCGTGCTTGCGCGGGTTGCGCCGCTCCGATAGCCGTGAGGCAGGCGTTGAAAGCCGTTGACACCCCTGTTGTTGTCGGGTGCGCCACCGGGTGCCTCGAAGTGACGACGACGATATATCCCTTCACGTCGTGGAGGGTTCCGTTCATCCACAACGCGTTCGAAAACGCCGCCGCCACCATCAGCGGGGTGGAAGCAGCGTATAGGGCGCTCAAGAAGAAGGGCAAGATAACGCAGGATATCCAGTTCATCGCCTTCGGCGGCGACGGCGGCACTTACGACATTGGGTTCCAGTCGCTGTCCGGGGCGATGGAGCGCGGGCATGACATGGTCTACATTTGCTACGACAACGAGGCCTACATGAACACGGGCATACAGAGGTCGAGCGCGACTCCCAAGGGTGCATCCACGACCACAAGCCCCGCGGGGAAGGTCATTCCCGGGAAGACGCAGTTCCGCAAGGACCTGACCGCGGTCATGGCGGCCCACAACATCCCGTACGTTGCGCAGGCGGTGCCGAGTCACTGGAACGACTTCGTCACCAAGGTCCAAAAGGCGCTTGCGGTGAAGGGCCCGGCGTTCATCAACGTCCTTGCGCCGTGCAGGCTCGGGTGGCAGTTCGATCCGTCCGAGACCATCGAGATCATGCGGGGCGCCGTGGAGACATGCTTCTGGCCGTTGTACGAGGTCGAAAACGGCACGTGGCGCATCACCCACAAGCCCAGGGAGAAGAAGCCCGTGCGCGGATGGCTTGAGAAGCAGGGACGATTCCGCCATCTCTTCCGGCCGGAGAACGAGCACATCATCGAGGAGATCCAGGCCGACATCGACCGCAACTGGGAGGCCCTTCTGGCGCGGGCGGGCATGGCCTAA
- a CDS encoding radical SAM protein, which produces MVPTTREIECKSILTKSGIPGVDFSLNPYVGCAHACVYCYAPCIVSRFRGRQEPWGSFVDIKANAPAALRRALRRVNRGVILLSSVTDPYQPVEHKTRLTRACLAEMSISPAQVSILTKSDLVTRDMDILGAISWVEVGFSISTADDEIARALEPGASPPSRRFAALEKLSAAGLRTWVFIAPAIPGISELWEQLEPIYARARDSGASYVSLDPFNFYPPMTASLAAAMKRRLPEKLPRFREALAHRAEFASAVRAVGGELAARYGFDRD; this is translated from the coding sequence ATGGTGCCGACGACGAGAGAAATCGAATGCAAGTCGATCCTGACCAAGTCCGGGATCCCTGGCGTGGACTTTTCCCTTAACCCATACGTGGGATGCGCCCACGCTTGCGTGTATTGCTATGCGCCATGCATCGTGAGCCGGTTCAGGGGCCGTCAGGAACCGTGGGGGAGCTTCGTCGACATCAAGGCGAACGCTCCGGCAGCACTGCGGCGCGCACTGCGACGGGTGAACCGCGGAGTCATTCTCTTATCTAGCGTAACGGATCCCTATCAACCCGTTGAGCACAAGACCAGGCTTACGCGGGCGTGCTTGGCTGAGATGTCGATAAGCCCCGCCCAGGTTTCCATCCTGACCAAGTCCGACCTCGTTACCCGCGACATGGACATTCTCGGTGCCATTTCCTGGGTCGAGGTGGGCTTCAGCATCAGCACAGCGGACGACGAGATCGCTCGGGCGCTGGAGCCTGGAGCGTCTCCTCCTTCAAGGCGATTCGCGGCATTAGAGAAGTTGTCGGCAGCAGGGCTGAGAACGTGGGTGTTCATTGCTCCTGCCATCCCAGGGATCAGTGAACTTTGGGAACAGCTCGAGCCGATCTACGCACGGGCCAGAGACTCTGGCGCTTCGTACGTGAGTCTGGACCCGTTCAATTTCTACCCACCCATGACAGCGTCGCTGGCTGCCGCGATGAAGCGCCGCCTGCCCGAAAAGCTCCCACGCTTCCGGGAGGCGCTTGCCCATAGGGCCGAGTTCGCCTCCGCGGTCCGGGCTGTCGGGGGCGAGCTTGCAGCGCGATACGGCTTCGACCGAGACTGA
- the pgsC gene encoding poly-gamma-glutamate biosynthesis protein PgsC — protein sequence MTIALSIGIGLIASFLFTEITGLYGGGLVVPGYLALYLDQPTRVGATLLLAGITYAVVWVLSHAIILYGRRRFMAMVLTAFWLGWLAVKLGVWIPGASQEVRAIGYIIPGLIANDISKQGAIRTFASVLLLAAVVRLALVLVR from the coding sequence GTGACCATCGCGTTATCGATTGGAATCGGACTTATCGCAAGCTTCCTGTTCACCGAGATCACAGGCTTGTACGGCGGCGGACTGGTCGTCCCGGGTTACCTCGCCCTCTACCTGGATCAGCCCACGCGAGTGGGCGCAACCCTGCTCCTGGCGGGCATCACTTACGCGGTCGTCTGGGTGCTGTCCCATGCTATCATCCTGTACGGACGCCGAAGATTCATGGCCATGGTGCTGACGGCGTTCTGGCTGGGCTGGTTGGCCGTCAAGCTCGGCGTATGGATCCCCGGTGCGAGCCAGGAAGTCAGGGCCATTGGATACATCATCCCCGGCCTCATCGCTAACGATATATCCAAGCAGGGCGCTATCCGGACATTCGCATCTGTCCTTCTCCTGGCGGCAGTCGTCCGTCTCGCGCTGGTTTTGGTGAGGTGA
- the pgsB gene encoding poly-gamma-glutamate synthase PgsB has protein sequence MAFLAFLCAGVALAGFVEYWSHTRRVLVIPIRVHVNGTRGKSTTTRLIAAGLRAGGLRVVAKTTGTAARLILEDGSELPVRRRGRGRGNIAEQMKTVALAAKRRADALVLECMALEPENQWVSEHRMIRSTIGVITNVRDDHLDVMGPRLLDVARALSLTIPREGCLVTAENAFLDVFMERARALGTSVHVADASEVPDEVNAAFSYVSFKENVACALKVCELAGVARDVAISGMLSARGDPGAMRVLRIPRGSGDYVLVNAFAANDYTSTMLIWRMIVEGSILRDVGEGMPVAVVMNNRADRIPRIRELSRLVACEVRPRYVFLIGEAARIAEAELARSGMDLRRVVDVSSLDEPRSVLDKIESQVPGGAVLFAVGNTKGMGQRLAEFFERDGETL, from the coding sequence GTGGCTTTTCTTGCATTCTTGTGCGCAGGCGTAGCGCTCGCGGGTTTCGTGGAGTACTGGAGCCACACCAGGCGAGTGCTTGTGATCCCCATCAGGGTTCATGTGAACGGGACGCGGGGAAAATCCACGACAACTCGCTTGATAGCCGCAGGGCTTCGCGCAGGGGGGCTCCGCGTGGTAGCCAAGACCACCGGCACGGCAGCGAGACTCATCTTGGAAGACGGATCGGAGCTGCCTGTGCGCAGACGTGGTCGGGGACGGGGAAACATCGCCGAGCAGATGAAGACGGTGGCGCTCGCGGCAAAGCGCAGGGCGGACGCCCTCGTACTGGAGTGCATGGCCCTCGAACCGGAAAACCAGTGGGTCTCCGAGCATAGGATGATCCGGTCCACGATCGGAGTGATCACGAATGTCCGAGACGACCACTTGGACGTGATGGGCCCCCGGCTGCTCGATGTGGCCCGGGCACTTTCGCTTACCATACCTCGGGAAGGATGCCTCGTGACGGCCGAGAACGCGTTTCTGGATGTCTTCATGGAGCGAGCGCGGGCGCTCGGAACCTCGGTACACGTCGCGGACGCATCCGAGGTCCCCGATGAGGTGAACGCGGCCTTCTCATACGTGAGCTTCAAGGAGAACGTCGCGTGCGCGCTCAAAGTGTGCGAGCTCGCGGGGGTCGCGCGGGATGTGGCCATTTCCGGCATGCTCAGCGCACGGGGCGATCCTGGTGCAATGAGAGTGCTGAGAATCCCTCGAGGAAGCGGCGACTATGTTCTGGTAAACGCATTCGCCGCCAACGATTACACGTCCACCATGCTCATATGGAGGATGATCGTGGAAGGGAGCATCCTGCGCGACGTCGGCGAAGGTATGCCCGTCGCGGTCGTGATGAACAACCGCGCAGACCGCATTCCAAGGATCCGCGAGCTCTCCAGGCTCGTGGCGTGCGAGGTCCGACCGCGGTACGTCTTTCTGATAGGCGAGGCCGCGAGGATTGCCGAGGCCGAGCTCGCCAGGAGCGGAATGGACCTGCGCCGGGTGGTGGACGTCTCATCCCTGGATGAGCCCCGCTCGGTGCTGGACAAGATCGAATCCCAGGTTCCGGGGGGCGCAGTGCTCTTTGCGGTAGGAAACACGAAGGGCATGGGGCAACGACTAGCTGAGTTCTTCGAACGAGACGGTGAGACGCTGTGA
- the porA gene encoding pyruvate ferredoxin oxidoreductase → MKKVAITGNEAVSQAMRQINPDVVAAYPITPQTEIVQIFSTFVADGDVDTEFVTVESEHSAMSATIGASAAGARAMTATSSQGFALMWEMLYIAAGLRLPIVMPVVNRALSAPINIHCDHSDTMGARDSGWIQLYSENAQEAYDNLIQAVRIAEHPDVQLPTMVCMDGFIVSHGMENAELLDDGVVRSFIGQRTPKYSLLDVDNPATFGGLDFADWYFEHRRQLAEAQTHVKDVVLDVAREFAKISGRSYGLFEAYRLDDAELAVVVLNSAAGTAKVVVDDLRDKGLKAGLLKIRLFRPFPHEEIVAALAGKKAIAVLDRADGLSTMGGPVFVDVRSAMYDAPGPKMVNYIYGLGGRDIDTEQIAGVFWDLAKIAETGKIASPVTYLGVRE, encoded by the coding sequence ATGAAGAAAGTGGCGATTACCGGAAACGAAGCTGTATCGCAGGCGATGCGTCAGATCAACCCTGACGTGGTGGCTGCCTACCCGATAACTCCGCAAACCGAGATCGTCCAGATCTTCTCCACTTTCGTGGCAGACGGGGATGTTGATACGGAGTTCGTCACCGTGGAGAGCGAGCACTCGGCCATGAGCGCGACGATCGGCGCGTCGGCGGCGGGTGCAAGGGCGATGACCGCTACCTCGTCGCAAGGGTTCGCTCTCATGTGGGAGATGCTGTATATCGCAGCCGGTTTGAGGCTTCCCATCGTGATGCCGGTCGTGAACAGGGCGTTGTCAGCGCCCATCAACATCCACTGCGACCATAGCGACACAATGGGAGCGCGCGATTCCGGGTGGATCCAGCTCTATTCCGAGAACGCGCAGGAAGCTTACGACAACCTGATTCAGGCGGTACGGATCGCGGAGCATCCGGATGTTCAGCTTCCCACGATGGTCTGTATGGACGGCTTCATCGTAAGCCACGGCATGGAGAACGCTGAGCTTCTCGACGACGGCGTGGTGCGCAGCTTCATCGGCCAGCGAACCCCCAAGTACTCGCTTCTCGACGTGGACAACCCTGCCACATTCGGCGGGCTGGACTTCGCTGACTGGTACTTCGAGCACCGGCGTCAGCTCGCTGAGGCCCAGACGCACGTAAAAGACGTGGTGCTGGACGTGGCGAGGGAGTTCGCCAAGATATCCGGCAGGAGCTACGGTCTCTTCGAGGCATACAGGCTGGACGACGCCGAGCTGGCTGTGGTCGTGCTGAACTCTGCGGCAGGAACCGCGAAGGTGGTCGTTGACGACCTGAGAGATAAGGGTTTGAAGGCAGGCTTACTGAAGATAAGGCTCTTCAGGCCGTTCCCGCACGAGGAGATAGTGGCGGCGCTTGCAGGCAAGAAGGCCATCGCTGTTCTCGACAGGGCAGACGGCCTCTCCACGATGGGTGGGCCCGTGTTCGTGGACGTGCGATCCGCCATGTATGACGCGCCCGGGCCGAAGATGGTGAACTACATCTACGGCCTCGGCGGCAGGGACATCGACACCGAGCAGATAGCCGGGGTATTCTGGGATCTTGCCAAGATCGCCGAGACGGGCAAGATCGCGTCGCCCGTGACTTACCTCGGGGTCAGGGAATAG
- a CDS encoding peptidase C69, translated as MVKKKGWIWRKACIVPIVMILTTAVFSLAAFACTSILVTPGASVDGSASVTHTCDSGSSPFQIWKVPAKDWEPGSMVDVLNLPQYSNGYQLHEVAMNPTGNKIPQVPHTYGYIMALFGVINEKQVGIGETTIGGRREFRNPNGFFDITNLSVLAMERASSAREAVQIMGDLAVKYGYKDNGEELSISDPKECWVFEIVGPGPLWEQGSEEPGAFWVAQRVPDGHVAVSANSAIIGNIDFDDHENFMYGPGIREFAAEKGWWDPASGKPLNWRWDFNGAVRTDYSYRRVCEVFRRVAPSLASKLSEADPPFSVPAERKLSIQDICALQRDHYEDTQFDMRTSITAGPWGNPRRYQPQTWKVGDQTYAWNRMISSVQCEYTITTQSRGWLPDEIGALVWYGAANPDATCYVPLYASMTEINPIMNTEAGSQQQFTRKSYWWAISAVSTYADLKYSYMIKDINAWQEKYEGAAFKSQAAIEAAALNLYKQDPKLAVEFLTRYCNRNVEVVRDAWWELLDYLIWKYNAGFMIEDGKVKTIGYPESWLQRVIQLDEPDHYKK; from the coding sequence ATGGTGAAGAAGAAAGGTTGGATATGGCGCAAGGCCTGCATCGTCCCGATCGTCATGATCCTCACGACGGCGGTATTCTCTCTCGCCGCATTTGCATGCACGTCGATATTGGTGACCCCTGGGGCCTCGGTGGACGGGTCGGCCTCGGTCACACATACGTGTGACAGCGGCTCGAGCCCGTTCCAGATCTGGAAAGTGCCCGCCAAAGACTGGGAGCCTGGTTCCATGGTCGACGTGCTCAACCTGCCCCAATACAGCAACGGGTATCAACTTCATGAGGTGGCAATGAATCCGACCGGGAACAAGATTCCGCAGGTGCCTCACACCTACGGTTATATCATGGCCCTTTTCGGCGTGATCAACGAGAAGCAGGTTGGGATAGGGGAGACAACAATAGGCGGGCGTCGCGAATTCCGCAACCCCAACGGGTTCTTTGACATAACTAATTTGTCGGTTCTCGCGATGGAGCGCGCGTCGAGCGCTCGCGAGGCCGTGCAGATCATGGGCGATCTCGCAGTCAAATACGGGTACAAGGACAACGGCGAGGAGCTGTCGATCTCTGACCCCAAGGAGTGCTGGGTGTTCGAGATCGTAGGCCCCGGTCCCCTGTGGGAACAGGGAAGCGAGGAGCCAGGCGCATTCTGGGTGGCGCAGCGGGTGCCGGACGGCCACGTTGCCGTGTCGGCGAACTCCGCCATCATCGGCAATATCGATTTCGACGATCATGAGAACTTCATGTACGGCCCGGGCATCAGGGAGTTCGCGGCAGAGAAGGGTTGGTGGGACCCGGCCAGCGGCAAGCCGCTCAACTGGCGCTGGGACTTCAACGGCGCGGTCAGGACCGACTACAGCTACAGGCGTGTATGCGAGGTCTTCCGAAGGGTCGCGCCCTCGCTCGCCTCAAAGCTCAGCGAGGCGGATCCGCCATTTTCGGTGCCCGCGGAGAGGAAGCTTTCTATCCAGGACATCTGCGCGCTGCAGCGCGATCACTACGAGGACACTCAGTTTGACATGAGGACCAGCATCACCGCGGGCCCGTGGGGCAACCCGCGCAGGTATCAGCCTCAGACCTGGAAGGTCGGCGACCAGACGTACGCGTGGAACAGAATGATCTCGTCCGTTCAATGCGAGTACACGATCACCACACAATCCCGCGGCTGGCTGCCGGACGAGATCGGTGCTCTGGTGTGGTACGGCGCCGCGAACCCGGACGCAACGTGCTACGTGCCGCTTTATGCCTCGATGACCGAGATCAACCCGATAATGAACACCGAGGCCGGCTCGCAGCAGCAGTTCACCCGCAAGTCCTACTGGTGGGCCATTTCCGCAGTGAGCACGTATGCGGACCTGAAATACTCCTACATGATTAAGGACATCAATGCTTGGCAGGAGAAGTACGAGGGCGCTGCGTTCAAGTCTCAGGCGGCCATAGAAGCCGCGGCGCTCAACCTCTACAAACAGGACCCGAAGCTCGCTGTCGAGTTCCTGACGAGGTACTGCAACAGAAACGTGGAAGTCGTGCGGGACGCATGGTGGGAGCTGCTCGATTACCTCATCTGGAAGTATAACGCCGGCTTCATGATTGAAGACGGCAAGGTGAAGACGATAGGTTATCCCGAGTCGTGGCTCCAGAGAGTCATCCAGCTTGACGAGCCGGACCATTACAAGAAGTGA